The genomic region CTGGCCTTGCTTTCGTCCTTAGCGTATTTTTATGCGGGACTGAGCAAGAGAGGCTTGGGTTACTTTGCCAAGTATGTCGAGCCGACGCCGATTTTGCTGCCGATCAATATTCTGGAAGATTTTACCAAGCCACTTTCCCTGAGTTTCCGTCTATTTGGAAACATTTTGGCTGACGAACTGGTGGTGGCAGTGTTCGTGCTGCTCGTTCCCTTGTTCATTCCCCTTCCGGTGATGATTTTGGGATTGTTTACCAGTGCGATTCAGGCATTGATCTTTGCCACTTTGGCGGCAGCCTATATTGGTGAAGCGATGGAAGGACACGGCGGCGAACATCACGAGTGATTCTGCCGTATCATTAGTGTCCGAAAAGACTTAAATTGGGAATTTGGGATGGTTGAAAGAGAGCCGGGGCGATCGCCTCGTTCGACCTTCAACCCTCAAAACGCGCTCGTGTTTTTTTGAAGTTGTTACTTTTGCACTTGTAGGGAAGGAAAAGCATCATGGATTCTTTAATTGCTGCTGCTTCGGTTGTTGCTGCTGCTCTGGCTGTCGGTCTCGCGGCGATCGGTCCTGGAATCGGTCAAGGTAATGCGGCAGGACAAGCGGTTGAAGGGATTGCCCGCCAGCCGGAAGCCGAAGGCAAAATTCGCGGCACCTTGTTGTTGAGCTTGGCCTTCATGGAAGCGTTGACGATTTACGGTTTGGTGGTTGCCCTCGTGCTGCTGTTTGCCAACCCGTTCGCTTAATTCAGGTTTCCCCCTTTTCTTTGTAGAGACGTGAGGTTTCGCGTCTCTACAAAATTTCACTCTTAATTTTGTTGTCGTCAAGCAAAGCGAACCCAATCGGTAGAGGGTAGCGATTTTTTATGACGCACTGGACTATCCTATTAGCAGTAGAAAAAACGGCAGAAGGTGGCTTATTTGATTTTGATGCCACCTTGCCTTTAATGGCCCTACAATTTGTGATTTTAGCGGCCATCCTCAACGCCGTCTTTTACAAGCCCCTGAGCAATGCAATTGACGGACGTAGCGACTACATTCGCTCGAACCAACAAGAGGCCCGAGAACGCTTGGCGAAAGCCGAAAATCTGGCAAGGGAGTACGAGCAAGCCCTAGCGAGCAGCCGCAAGAAAGCTCAAGAAATTATTGCCCAAGCTCAGGCCGAAGCGCAAAAAATTTCAGCCGACAAAATTGCTGCGGCTCAGCAAGAAGCTCAAGCTCAGCGCGAAGAAGCCCAGAAAGAACTCGATCGGCAAAAACAGGAAGCCTTGAACTCGTTAGAGCAACAAGTCGATACCTTAAGTCGCCAGATTCTCGAAAAACTCTTAGGCTCCGAGCTAGTTAATAGTTAGGGGAGAAAGATTTCAACTTTTATTAGTTAGTATTTTTTCCTCTAACTACTCACGGCATTGAGACCGAAAACTGGATAAAGTTAAGGAAGTTATCGATTGAGTATCATGGGGACTTTTTGGTTGCTGGCTTCGGCCCACGAAGCGGCTGCGGAAGGAGGTTTTGGTTTAAACCTAGACTTTTTTGAGACGAATGTCATTAACTTGGCGATCGTCATCGGTTTGTTGTTCTATTTGGGTCAAAAAGTTCTGGGTAACATTTTGGCGCAACGACGGGCCGAGATCGAAGAGGCGATCGCCGATGCCGAACGACGTCAGAAGGAAGCGGCGGCTCAATTAGCCGATCGCGAGCAGAAATTGGCTCAAGCGCAGGCGGAAGCCGAGCGGATTAAAGCTCAAGCCGCACAACAGGCGGAAAAAGCTAGAGAAGCGATCTTAGCGCAAGCCGAGAAAGATTTGGCACGGCTCAAAGCGGAAGCGGGCAAAGACCTCAACGCGGCTCAAGAACGGGCGATCGCCGAACTGCGCCAGCGCGTGACGGCTATGGCTCTCGAACGGGCTGAAAGCCAACTCAAAACGCAACTCGACGAAGGCAAACAGCAAAAGCTGATTGACAACAGTATTGCGATGCTCGGAGGGAGTCGATGAGTATTGTACAAGCCGAAATTCTAGAGCCTTACGCCCAAGCGCTGATGTCCGTGGCGCAAGCGAACGACGCGACCGAGCAAATTGGCGAGGACATGCGATCGCTCAAAGCCTTGTTGGAAACTTCCGACGAACTCAAGCAGTTGTTGGAAAATCCGTTTGTCAAAAACGAGGATAAAAAAGCGATTCTCCGACAAATTGGCGGGGAAGATCTCCAACATTTTACCCGCAACTTCTTGATGTTGTTGGTCGATCGCGGACGCATCATTTTCCTCGAAGGGATTTGCTCGCAATACCTCAACCTGCTGCGTAAATTGAACCAAACGGTTCTGGCCGAGGTCACCTCTGCGGTGGAACTCTCCTCGGAGCAACAGCAGGCGGTCGGCGATCGCGTCAAATCCATGACCGACGCCCGCAACGTCGAAATAGAAACGAGAATCGACCCCGAACTGATCGGGGGCGTGATTATCAAAGTCGGCTCCCAGGTCATTGATGCAAGCCTGCGGGGTCAACTGCGCCGGATAGGGGTGCGGCTGAGTAGCTCCACATAACGATCTGCTTTTTCGTTGATGGTTGAGCGCTGTTACGTCTTGGGTCGTCTGCTCAGCTCGACCCTCAACCCCCGACAGCAAACAATCAACGGTGAACGTCGATAACTAATATCAAACAACTGCCATGATCAGCATCAGACCGGACGAAATTAGCAATATTATTCGCCAGCAAATCGAGCAGTACGACCAAGACGTCAAAGTCTCCAACGTCGGAACCGTGCTGCAAGTCGGTGACGGAATCGCCCGCATCTACGGCTTGGAACAAGCCATGGCGGGCGAGCTGCTCGAATTTGAAGACGGCACCATCGGCATCGCCCTCAACTTGGAAGAAGACAACGTTGGGGCGGTGTTGATGGGTGACGGCTACAACATCCAAGAAGGATCGAACGTCACCTCCACCGGAAAAATCGCGCAAGTTCCCGTCGGCGAAGCGATGCTCGGTCGCGTCGTCGATGCGTTGGGTCGTCCCCTCGACGGTAAAGGCGACATCAACACCAGCGAAAGCCGCCTGATCGAATCTCCCGCCCCCGGGATCATCGCCCGCCGTTCGGTGTGCGAACCGATGCAAACCGGGATTACGGCGATCGACTCGATGATTCCGATCGGACGCGGACAACGGGAATTGATCATCGGCGACCGTCAGACCGGAAAAACGGCGATCGCGATCGACACGATCATCAACCAAAAAGATGAAGATGTCGTTTGCGTGTACGTGGCGATCGGCCAAAAAGCCTCGACGATCGCCCAAGTCCTCGGCACCCTGCAAGAAAAAGGCGCCATGGACTACACGATCATCGTCGCGGCGAACGCCAACGACCCGGCGACCCTGCAATACCTCGCTCCCTACACCGGAGCCAGCTTGGCCGAATACTTCATGTATAACGGCAAGCACACCCTGGTCGTTTACGACGATCTCTCCAAACAAGCGCAAGCTTACCGTCAAATGTCCCTGCTGCTGCGTCGTCCCCCCGGTCGCGAAGCTTATCCCGGAGACGTGTTCTACTTACACTCCCGCTTGCTCGAACGGGCTGCTAAACTCAACGACGAACTCGGCGGCGGGAGTATGACGGCCCTGCCGATCATCGAAACCCAAGCGGGTGACGTCTCCGCGTACATCCCCACCAACGTGATTTCGATTACCGACGGTCAGATCTTCCTGTCTTCCGACCTGTTCAACTCCGGTCTGCGTCCGGCGGTGAACGCCGGGATTTCCGTGTCCCGGGTCGGTTCGGCAGCGCAAACTAAAGCGATGAAGAAAGTCGCCGGGAAAGTGAAACTGGAACTGGCCCAGTTCGCCGAACTCGAAGCGTTTGCTCAGTTCGCCTCGGACTTAGATCAGGCCACCCAGCAACAGTTAGCGCGCGGTCAGCGCTTGCGCGAACTGTTGAAACAACCCCAGAATTCGCCGTTGTCGGTTCAAGAACAAGTCGCGGTCATTTATGCCGGGATTAACGGTTATCTCGATGACGTTCCCGTCGATAAGGTGACGGCGTTCACGAAGGGCCTGCGCGAGTACCTGAAAACGAGCAAGCCCAAGTACGTCGAACTGATCCAAAGCACCAAGAAGCTGGAAGAAGAAGCGGAAAACCTGCTCAAAGAAGGCATTACCGAATTCAAACAATCCTTCATGGCGACTGCGTAAACAGCCGTCTGGGGACGTCGGGGAGCGGCTAGTGCGCTCCTGCGGGCTTCTCCGTCGTGAAGTGAGTGTCAGGAATTCGCTTCAACTCGCCAGTTCGACTACAGAAATCAGAAGCGGCGCGAACTCGTCCGACTTCTGATTTCTGAGTGAAGGAATTGTGAATTCTGGGGAAATATTATGGCAAATCTCAAAGCGATTCGCGATCGCATTTCATCGGTTAAAAATACCAAAAAGATTACAGAAGCGATGCGCTTGGTGGCGGCGGCGAAAGTCCGTCGCGCTCAAGAGCAGGTACTCGGAACTCGTCCGTTTGCCGATCGCCTCGCCCAAGTGCTTTACGGTTTGCAGTCCCGCCTGCGCTTTGAAGATGTGGACTTGCCCCTGTTGAAAAAACGGGAGGTTCAAACGGTCGGTCTGTTGGTCGTCACGGGCGATCGCGGCTTGTGCGGCGGCTACAACACCAACATCATCAAACGGGCGGAAGCACGCGCTGCCGAACTCAAAGGGGAAGGACTCGATTACAAATACATCTTGGTCGGACGCAAGGCGACTCAGTATTTCAAACGTCGCAACGCGCCCATCGAAGCTAACTACACCGGACTCGAACAAATCCCGACGGCGAAGGAAGCATCGGACATTGCCGACGAACTTCTCTCTTTGTTCCTGTCCGACACTGTGGATCGCGTCGAACTAGTGTATACTAAGTTCGTCTCGCTGATTAGTTCCAAACCCGTGGTTCAAACCTTGCTCCCCCTCGACCCGCAAGGGTTGGAAGCCTCCGACGACGAAATCTTCCGTCTGACGACCCGAGGCGGCAGTTTCCAAGTCGAACGGGAAAAAGTAACCGCACCTTCGCCGCAAAGCTTCCCTCGGGACATGATCTTCGAGCAAGATCCGACCCAAATTTTGGAGGCTTTGTTGCCGTTGTACCTCAACAATCAGTTGCTGCGCGCCCTGCAAGAAGCTGCAGCAAGCGAGTTGGCGGCGCGGATGACGGCGATGAACAACGCCAGCGACAACGCCAGCGAGTTGATCGGTACGTTGACGCTGACGTACAACAAAGCTCGACAAGCGGCGATTACTCAAGAGATTCTCGAAGTGGTCGGCGGTGCGGAAGCACTGGAAAGTTAGATCGCTTTTCGTTGACTTTTCTTTTGTTTTATTTTTATGCTTTTCTCAAGCCCGATCGCGATCGGGCTTTTTTTGTGGGCAAACACGCGATCGCCGAGGCTTCTTTTCCAGGCGGATTGACCGCGATCGCCTTTATTTCTTCGTAGAATTTTCGGTTATAAAAGAATTAGTCGATCTCCAGGTTTTAGGGGATGGTGTGTCATGCCTCGATTGACTGGTTCAATGGATCGTAACGCCCTCAAAAAAATTCTGATTCTAGCTGCCTATGTTTCTCCGTCCGAGAGCTTGAATCTCGATCGCGAACAGCACGAACTCGAACGGGGTTTGCAACGCACTCCCCAGGGCGATCGCTTTGAAATCTTGACCGAGCAAGCCTTTCATCCCGATGACTGGCGCCGCGCCCTGCTCGATAACGAACCTCATATCGTTCATTTTCTCGGACGTGGACTAGAAATCGACGGCTTGGCGTTTGAAGAAAAAGGCGCTCGCATTCGCCTGGTCAATGCGGCGTCTTTAGGACATTTGTTCGAGTCATTTCGCAGTCGCATCGAATGCGTGTTGCTCGACGGTTGCTACAGTAAGATTCAGGCGGAAGCGATCGCCCGACACATTCCCTATACGATCGGGATCGATCGCGGGATTGACGATCGCGTCGCCGTCAATTTTGCCGTCAACTTTTACGACGAAATCGGTTCCGGGCGATCGATAGAAAAAGCTTACGATTTCGCTTGTCAGGCGATCGCCGATCGCGGCATTTCCCGAGAGTCCATTCCCCTATTCAAACGACAAGAACGACCGTTTTCCAACAGTGGCGATCGTCGCGCCGTATCCGATGCTTCCCAAGCGGGTAAAGTCCAAAATATACCCGCCTCCGGATCGTTAATGTCCCTCGCACACAGCAGTACCCTCGCCGCGATCGTCTTTACCGATGTCGTCGATTCTACCGAACATATGGTCGCTAACGAGCGCCAGACCCTCGAATTACTCGATCGCGACTTGAGCTTCATTCGAGAAGTCGCCCAATGCTTTGACGGGCGCGTTCTCAAATCAATGGGAGATGGATTATTACTTTATTTTGACAGTGCGGTTAAAGCCGTAGCTTGCGCTCAAAAAATTCAAATCGCTTTTAACAAAGTTGCCAATAAATTACCCCGCGATCGGGTTTTGCAACACCGCATCGGTATCCACGTTGGAGAAGTCTTTTTTAGTGGGAACGACGTTCTCGGAACGGGGGTTAATGTAGCCGCGCGTTTGCAAGGAAAAGCACGTCCGGGCGGCATCTGTCTTTCTCAAATTGTCTATCAAGTCGTTTGTCGTCACTTAGACCTCAAGATCGAGTGCATCGGTTCTCAATATTTAAAAGGGATTCCAGATGCGATAATTTTATATCAAATCAACCCTTGAAGCGAATTCTCTCCCATATTAATTGATTTTTAAAATCTAGACATCCTTGCTTTTACAAGCAAAACTAGAATATATAGCATTCCTAAATCAGTCGAGTCAGGGCGATCCCTCCAGACCCCTTGGGAGTGGGAGCATCTTGCTCCCTACTTCCGTTACAAATCATTTAGGATTCCTATAGTAGCATCTTAATAAAAATGCCTAAAAGTTCTAACATAATTCGTAATTAAATCAAGTATTCCGGATCGTTGGTATGGCGTTGATGCCATTCTAAATCGAATTGTTTCAAATTTGCTTCTGTATCATTGCCATGCCAAACTTCTAGGGTAAAATGCCAGTCTTCATCCCCGGCGGGATCGATTTCGTTGGCGGTCAAAATTTCGAGAAAGTTTTCTAAATTTTGTAATGCTTCTCGGATTTGGTCTTTGGTTAATTTACCGGGATACAGGTCTCGTTCGGTCAGGTTTTCAAGAATATGTAGCTTGGTGCGAACTACGAGTTTGTTTTCGCTTTGCCAAGTGACAGTAATTTGCAAAATATCCCCATCGGTACATTCGTGATTCGCATAAGTTAGTAATGCTTCAAAAAGACGCTTAACGCGAACTCGAACGCTGGGATAGTAGTTTTTTTCCTCTTCCGGTAAGCTCGTCACAATCCTAACTCAATTTTTTCAAGATAATCGCTTTGAGTAAATTATAAAATTCTGCCTAATGGTCTATTTAAATTAGGAAATCATGGCTCAGTTTTAAGTGATTTTATTTAAGTAATTTTGTACCGGAGTTTTAAAAATTAACAGTTAAAAAATGAGAGAAAAGTAAATTCAGTTTTTTCAAAGAAAGTAACGATCGCCCTCGGGAAGGGACGACACAGTGAAAGGATCGATCCACTATTGCCAGTTCACATCTAGTAAAGCTTATACGATAAAATACAATATAAATGCTCAAGTCTAAACGATCTTCCCATTCACTTTAGCGCGCTGGCTATGAAATCGATCGCCCCGGATGAATTTCAGTATTTAATTCGTAAAACTGTGACTTACCTCGAATTTCACAATGACGATTCGGCGAAAGAAATCGCAGCCCAATGGCGGCATATTCTAGCACAAATTCACCAGATCGAACAGCAACAACGACAACCTAAAAGGCGATCGTAAAAACTGAGTCTTTCCCAGCGAAAAACCCCTCCAACTCGTCAGTTGAAGGGGTTCTTCTGCTTATCCACACCTAAATTAAAACAGGTGCGATTCAGCCGGATTTTGAAAGAAAATGACTGTTAAGGTTTCAATCCTTAACCACAAAGGTGACAACAAGTGCGGTGGTTTCCAATTGGGTTTTTGAACTGTCGATCGCCTCAGACTGCTCTGATGGATGGTTTCGCATCCCCTTGGCGATCGCAAAACGGGGGAAACGACAAAAACCGCTCTCTAAAACTTACTCAAACTTAATCATTTGATGTTTAGTTCCTAGCTTGGATCTTCCAAGACCTTTCCATCACTAGGCTTACACGGCTGAGCTCTCCGCGTTTTCCAGATTAATTGCCGCATTTAAGTCACGATCTATGGAGGCGTGACAGTTCGGACAATCATACTGTCTTTTGTGCAGGGGCATTTTTTGTCGGTGTCCGCAGTTAGAAGAGATCTGCGAACTGGGATACCACGGGTCAATCAATGTTAATTTGCTCCCGTACCACTCGCATTTATATTCAAGTTGACGACGGAACTCATAAAACCCACCATCCGCAATCGCACCAGCCAGCTTGTGATTTTTGAGCATCCCTGACACATTTAAGTCTTCAATTTTTACTTCGCCGTGGTTCTTGGCTAAGTAAGTTGTTAACTTGTGTAGATGGTCGGCTCTAATATCGGCGATGCGTCGGTGGGCTTTAGCTAACTTGAGTTTAGTTTTTTCTCGATTTTTACCTCCTGTTTGACGGCGGCTTAGTTCTTTCTGGAGTTTGGCCAGTTTTTTCTGAGCCTGACGATAAGCTTTCGGATTGGGATAGGTTTTACCATCGCACAGGGTGGCGAGAGTTTTAATTCCTACATCTACCCCAATCCGCTCCCTATCCCCCTTCGCCCCCCTTTCAAAGGGGGGTTGGGGGGATGGTTCAAAATCAATTTTGAAGGCAATATACCAGTCCCCTGCTCGTTTACTTATCGTGACGTTTTTAGGATGGACTGGCGGTAACTGTTCGTGGCTTTTTACCCAACCGATCCGAGGTAGCTTCACCCAATCACCGGAAATTTTAATGCTTCCTTCCAGGTAAAAACTCTCTTTGACCTTCTTTTTCTTAAACTTGGGGAAACCTGTTCCTTTGACTTGCCCAACTCGCTTAAACGCTTTATTTAGGTGACGTAACGCTTCTTGAGGGCTACATTTTGAGACTTCATAGTACCAAGGATTCCGACTTTTTACCTCGGCGACTAATCTTTTGTGTAAGTCTATGGCGGTTGGCAGTTTACCTCCGGTTTCTAATCTTTTCTTACAGGTAGCCAGTCCCCAATTCCAAGCGTGTCGAGCGACTCCTGCATGTTTCGCCATCAACGTTCGTTGTCGGTTATTTAAGTCTAGCTTGGTCTTAAAGCCTTTCACTGACTTTTTTGAACTCCTCAACCCTCTTTTCGTTCGGCTAAGTTCAGATACCATAAAGACGAGCAGAAAACAATGGAGATGGTGAAATCCGCGATTTTTGCGGCTTCAGTCCTTATAAACTTACTCGAATCTTTATTTAAGCATAAAAAGTGAGTAAATTTAAAAAACTTTAGGTAGAAATTTAAACCCTGTTTTTAACCCCATACTGGGAAACAACCGCTCGACTCGCTTGCACCGCTTGTTGCATCCAGCCTTATCGGTACCACTCGCGCATCCTGACGTCGTTCTCCTTCGGATGGCGACTCGAACACGGGCCAAACAGTACAAATCCCGTGATGGTACCCGGTACGGACGAGCAATCAAACCCAAAAAACCAAGGAGGTTGACTCGCCCGCCCATTGAGTGCCATCCTAACCCACGGTTTTGGGAAAAGCGGCAAATTTGAAAGGAAAATTTAAGATTTTCATTAAGAAATATAATGTTTCAACAGCCGCTCAATTGACGCCGTTGTTGTTGTTGGCGGTTAAATTCTCGCTGTTGGGGGGTTAAAACATCGCTGTCGATGGGCGGACGCATATCCCATTGTAGTTCGGCTAACAGGAGTAATGTAGCAGAAATCGTAGCTCCAGTGAAGAGAAATTGCCATGCGGAGAATGAAGGGAGTAAGACAGTCGCCGAGACATGAAGGAGAGCGGCGATCGCAAAGGTGCGCGATCGCATTCCCAAAGCCATAAGGAAATAGCCGATTGCCGTCAACATCAGCCATAAAGGACAGAGGCGAATTAGGACAGCAGCCCAACCGTAGAAAATACTGGCATCGGTCAAAACTAGGCCAATACCTATCAAAACACTCCAGCTATAGACCAACCAGCGCAACTTTTCGACAGTGACCCAAAACCAAGAAAGATATGCCATCGCGGCGGTTCCCAACAGACTTACAATCGTCCAAAAACCGGCTTGTATTTGCCAAGAAATAGGACAAAATTGGGCGATCGCAAACATGGCCGCTACAATCCATCCCCAGAAAACAAACACGAGATCGATCCGGGTATAAAATCGCTGAATTAGGGTTAAACGACCGATTTGCCAATTAATTCGCCAGAGTCCTTGTAAATCTTGAATATCGAGATCTTCTTGCTTCCAACGGAGGATCGGCTCTGCGGAATTAAAATAAGTCATGGAGCGAGGCGAGCAAAGGTTTAAAAATTTACTTAACTTTACAATAGCCTAAAAGGCGAGAGAATTGGCCACGGGGGGAGCGATCGCGATCGCCAGGTTCGAGGGACGGATCCGAGGGCGGCGATCGCGCGGGGCGGAAACTCGTGCGATAATGCAACTCGGATAACAATGGGTCAAC from Oxynema aestuarii AP17 harbors:
- a CDS encoding F0F1 ATP synthase subunit B' — encoded protein: MTHWTILLAVEKTAEGGLFDFDATLPLMALQFVILAAILNAVFYKPLSNAIDGRSDYIRSNQQEARERLAKAENLAREYEQALASSRKKAQEIIAQAQAEAQKISADKIAAAQQEAQAQREEAQKELDRQKQEALNSLEQQVDTLSRQILEKLLGSELVNS
- the atpH gene encoding ATP synthase F1 subunit delta; translated protein: MSIVQAEILEPYAQALMSVAQANDATEQIGEDMRSLKALLETSDELKQLLENPFVKNEDKKAILRQIGGEDLQHFTRNFLMLLVDRGRIIFLEGICSQYLNLLRKLNQTVLAEVTSAVELSSEQQQAVGDRVKSMTDARNVEIETRIDPELIGGVIIKVGSQVIDASLRGQLRRIGVRLSSST
- a CDS encoding adenylate/guanylate cyclase domain-containing protein translates to MPRLTGSMDRNALKKILILAAYVSPSESLNLDREQHELERGLQRTPQGDRFEILTEQAFHPDDWRRALLDNEPHIVHFLGRGLEIDGLAFEEKGARIRLVNAASLGHLFESFRSRIECVLLDGCYSKIQAEAIARHIPYTIGIDRGIDDRVAVNFAVNFYDEIGSGRSIEKAYDFACQAIADRGISRESIPLFKRQERPFSNSGDRRAVSDASQAGKVQNIPASGSLMSLAHSSTLAAIVFTDVVDSTEHMVANERQTLELLDRDLSFIREVAQCFDGRVLKSMGDGLLLYFDSAVKAVACAQKIQIAFNKVANKLPRDRVLQHRIGIHVGEVFFSGNDVLGTGVNVAARLQGKARPGGICLSQIVYQVVCRHLDLKIECIGSQYLKGIPDAIILYQINP
- a CDS encoding RNA-guided endonuclease InsQ/TnpB family protein, encoding MVSELSRTKRGLRSSKKSVKGFKTKLDLNNRQRTLMAKHAGVARHAWNWGLATCKKRLETGGKLPTAIDLHKRLVAEVKSRNPWYYEVSKCSPQEALRHLNKAFKRVGQVKGTGFPKFKKKKVKESFYLEGSIKISGDWVKLPRIGWVKSHEQLPPVHPKNVTISKRAGDWYIAFKIDFEPSPQPPFERGAKGDRERIGVDVGIKTLATLCDGKTYPNPKAYRQAQKKLAKLQKELSRRQTGGKNREKTKLKLAKAHRRIADIRADHLHKLTTYLAKNHGEVKIEDLNVSGMLKNHKLAGAIADGGFYEFRRQLEYKCEWYGSKLTLIDPWYPSSQISSNCGHRQKMPLHKRQYDCPNCHASIDRDLNAAINLENAESSAV
- a CDS encoding F0F1 ATP synthase subunit gamma, with product MANLKAIRDRISSVKNTKKITEAMRLVAAAKVRRAQEQVLGTRPFADRLAQVLYGLQSRLRFEDVDLPLLKKREVQTVGLLVVTGDRGLCGGYNTNIIKRAEARAAELKGEGLDYKYILVGRKATQYFKRRNAPIEANYTGLEQIPTAKEASDIADELLSLFLSDTVDRVELVYTKFVSLISSKPVVQTLLPLDPQGLEASDDEIFRLTTRGGSFQVEREKVTAPSPQSFPRDMIFEQDPTQILEALLPLYLNNQLLRALQEAAASELAARMTAMNNASDNASELIGTLTLTYNKARQAAITQEILEVVGGAEALES
- a CDS encoding F0F1 ATP synthase subunit B: MGTFWLLASAHEAAAEGGFGLNLDFFETNVINLAIVIGLLFYLGQKVLGNILAQRRAEIEEAIADAERRQKEAAAQLADREQKLAQAQAEAERIKAQAAQQAEKAREAILAQAEKDLARLKAEAGKDLNAAQERAIAELRQRVTAMALERAESQLKTQLDEGKQQKLIDNSIAMLGGSR
- the atpE gene encoding ATP synthase F0 subunit C encodes the protein MDSLIAAASVVAAALAVGLAAIGPGIGQGNAAGQAVEGIARQPEAEGKIRGTLLLSLAFMEALTIYGLVVALVLLFANPFA
- the atpA gene encoding F0F1 ATP synthase subunit alpha, whose product is MISIRPDEISNIIRQQIEQYDQDVKVSNVGTVLQVGDGIARIYGLEQAMAGELLEFEDGTIGIALNLEEDNVGAVLMGDGYNIQEGSNVTSTGKIAQVPVGEAMLGRVVDALGRPLDGKGDINTSESRLIESPAPGIIARRSVCEPMQTGITAIDSMIPIGRGQRELIIGDRQTGKTAIAIDTIINQKDEDVVCVYVAIGQKASTIAQVLGTLQEKGAMDYTIIVAANANDPATLQYLAPYTGASLAEYFMYNGKHTLVVYDDLSKQAQAYRQMSLLLRRPPGREAYPGDVFYLHSRLLERAAKLNDELGGGSMTALPIIETQAGDVSAYIPTNVISITDGQIFLSSDLFNSGLRPAVNAGISVSRVGSAAQTKAMKKVAGKVKLELAQFAELEAFAQFASDLDQATQQQLARGQRLRELLKQPQNSPLSVQEQVAVIYAGINGYLDDVPVDKVTAFTKGLREYLKTSKPKYVELIQSTKKLEEEAENLLKEGITEFKQSFMATA